A single genomic interval of Anopheles darlingi chromosome X, idAnoDarlMG_H_01, whole genome shotgun sequence harbors:
- the LOC125959089 gene encoding uncharacterized protein LOC125959089 isoform X1: protein MKLMSPFRALLLALVMVLAESAGEADYTLDDSFWNEESPVGEVERLLKEHQQNQELVDKIGSSYYQIIYPVQLRHHEKMGISTREVNPPKFLGYSGSGGSGRGRSRTGKHFHRTSLLIKAFNHKFRLDLELNTQLLAPNIVQKHYLPSGFAQDSHREIEHCYYHGTVKDYPGASAAFHTCNGVSGVIHVGNETFVIHPFYGGDLSQKHPHVIFEARTKSNKGCANSGNLEWRTRSIRRGSTNHHAGLVGGGHELPDRNGAGRYRRDVRETTKYIETALIIDKAMFQKRNGSTRTEVVHDAIQVANIADLYFRTLNTRVSVVYIETWQGQNQAQIDGGKDISKAISNFNDYTSRNLYKIDKDTTQLLTGETFAGGEVGMSVPETVCTPKAVGISVDMNPYEPHLLAGTMAHMIGHNIGMGHDDNREECICRDWHGCIMSQSIVGLENVQPYKFSECSRLDYIDALRIGHGLCLLNKPNEVELRKNCGNGIVEDDEECDCGSALDCDKTDPCCDGITCKLKKESQCATGPCCDKCILKPPGVICRDAHNECDLPEYCTGDSGQCPLDVHKKNGNPCGMNSTGFTTGYCFNGVCPTQAAQCERVWGYSGTGADRVCYEQFNTKGSITGHCGKDSNNNYIKCEPENILCGSLQCKDGDRTPVEDCSDHLNSRAIISIRGTEYECKSITGTNSNAPPFGLVRDGTPCGDNLICVNQTCVSIFPYIDQTKCPTNQHNVECYGNGDCTNTNKCFCKFGWTGPDCSIQAHITTTYPAPVTSTTPESTIVMEKKTTRYANYHGSNTVFLVGVLMSVVGGVFITFALMALCYRSVVVHNNFSLCLRKKTTRLKYDPPYVKKPVAKYVGGATQANHHSQDDISLAGSNKMMFGNQTTQFRDHKSIRRMTGSVSEDDPTHSGGQVVVGVGGVGPGAGGGGGPGGGGSGGGVGISGPGGPGSVGSGPGGPGGPGILGVSVGGGGGGGGGLGVLGTVSDVERTMKSLNGYHEDILEALRSAAQAQRSSANTPSGSISEELLRKTLAECVTGSQLTGPASVHPQDVREYVKRSVSSRTGSRENVCEPQPHVLSDAGQTATLLHHHRQQQQQQQQQQQQQQQQAAQQQQYVQQQQQQQAAAAAAAAAAGLLPDEDDTPSVGPLRIRNLEDLIRQLEHHSSRHMSPSGSEDIRMSETEAERHYRVDSSAACSESSHGSNQQLAQSQKTATILPPYSSRCRPPRSDDEGRFSFGAGSIGGVGVGGGGGSVGGVMPIGGVGVRGDGGGSGTGRYRHAANRHPGHQSHSPHSPHAFAHHTHHGHAHGGHASHAGHSSHHSSHTHLHQDEEGIYESADPVHPHPGSMHQRGDTNDSESDDLFQAQQQLARWASEDVVSVVVMEQGSDTSHAQGPSSANTMHGHMQQHPSQPLPPSHHHPGVVVAGVGPPPPLPQLPLPLAPAVPHQQQQQPPSLAQQQQPSMLLQQQQQQQPPHHQQLIDSVNGVPVMGSCHSISSMNHQQQQLVNSRDYYPSPPSTETESSGSVIQPLRRGPITPGPGPDGNHIMESTGRYPEYKH from the exons GAAATAGAACACTGCTACTACCACGGTACGGTAAAGGACTACCCGGGAGCTAGTGCAGCCTTCCACACCTGCAACGGTGTCAGCGGTGTGATACACGTCGGTAACGAAACGTTTGTTATTCATCCATTTTACGGAGGCGATTTATCG CAGAAACATCCACATGTTATCTTTGAAGCACGtacaaaatcaaataaagGCTGTGCGAACTCCGGTAACCTCGAGTGGCGTACACGGTCGATCCGGCGCGgcagcaccaaccaccatgcCGGGCTGGTGGGCGGTGGGCACGAGCTGCCCGATCGCAACGGCGCCGGGCGGTACAGGCGCGACGTACGCGAAACCACCAAGTACATCGAGACGGCCCTCATCATCGACAAGGCCATGTTCCAGAAGCGCAACGGAAGCACCCGCACCGAGGTCGTGCACGACGCGATCCAGGTGGCCAACATCGCCGATCTG TACTTTCGAACGCTCAACACGCGTGTGTCGGTCGTATATATCGAGACGTGGCAGGGCCAGAACCAGGCCCAGATCGATGGTGGCAAAGATATTAGTAAAGCAATATCTAATTTTAACGACTATACATCTAGGAATTTATATAAAATAGATAAAGACACAACCCAGCTGTTGAC CGGCGAGACGTTTGCGGGAGGCGAGGTCGGTATGTCGGTACCGGAGACGGTATGTACACCGAAGGCGGTCGGTATCAGCGTCGATATGAACCCGTACGAGCCGCATCTGCTCGCCGGTACGATGGCGCACATGATCGGCCACAACATCGGCATGGGCCACGACGATAACC GTGAGGAATGCATCTGTCGCGACTGGCACGGTTGCATCATGTCGCAGTCAATTGTCGGACTGGAGAACGTCCAGCCGTACAAGTTCTCCGAGTGCAGCAGACTGGACTACATCGATGCCCTGCGGATCGGGCACGGTCTCTGTCTGCTGAACAAACCGAATGAG GTGGAGCTACGCAAGAACTGCGGCAATGGCATCgtggaggacgacgaggagtGCGACTGCGGTAGCGCGCTCGACTGCGACAAGACAGATCCGTGTTGCGACGGCATCACGTGCAAGCTGAAGAAGGAGTCCCAGTGCGCAACCGGGCCCTGCTGTGATAAATGTATTCTAAAGCCGCCGGGCGTGATCTGCCGGGATGCGCACAACGAGTGCGATTTGCCCGAGTACTGCACCGGCGACTCCGGCCAGTGCCCGCTCGATGTACATAAGAAGAACGGCAATCCGTGCGGGATGAACTCTACCGGCTTCACCACAG GTTACTGCTTCAATGGTGTCTGCCCGACGCAGGCGGCTCAGTGCGAGCGAGTCTGGGGCTACAGCGGTACCGGGGCGGATCGGGTGTGCTACGAGCAGTTCAACACCAAGGGCTCCATCACTGGGCACTGTGGCAAGGACAGTAACAACAACTACATTAAGTGCGAGCCGGA AAACATCCTGTGCGGTTCGCTGCAGTGCAAAGACGGTGACCGAACGCCTGTGGAGGACTGCAGCGATCACCTCAATTCCCGGGCCATCATCTCGATCCGGGGCACCGAGTACGAGTGCAA ATCGATCACGGGCACCAACTCGAACGCGCCACCGTTTGGTCTGGTACGGGACGGGACACCGTGCGGCGATAACTTGATTTGTGTCAATCAGACCTGCGTCAGCATCTTCCCCTACATCGATCAAACCAAATGTCCAACGAATCAGCACAACGTCGAGTGCTACGGCAATGGC GATTGCACCAACACGAACAAGTGCTTCTGCAAGTTCGGCTGGACGGGCCCGGATTGCTCGATACAGGcgcacatcaccaccacctatcCGGCGCCGGTGACGTCGACCACGCCCGAGAGCACGATCGTCATGGAGAAGAAAACGACGCGCTACG CCAACTATCACGGCTCAAACACAGTGTTTCTAGTCGGTGTCTTAATGTCGGTTGTTGGGGGAGTTTTTATAACGTTTGCTCTGATGGCTTTGTGCTACAGGTCAGTTGTAGTACATAATAACTTCTCCTTGTGCCTAAG AAAGAAAACCACGCGCCTTAAGTACGATCCACCGTACGTGAAGAAGCCGGTGGCGAAGTATGTTGGTGGTGCGACGCAGGCCAACCATCACTCGCAGGACGACATTTCGCTCGCCGGCTCGAACAAGATGATGTTCGGCAACCAGACGACCCAGTTCAG GGACCACAAGTCGATACGCAGGATGACCGGATCAGTGAGCGAGGACGACCCCACCCATTCCG GTGGCCAGGTGGTGGTCGGCGTGGGCGGTGTCGGCCCGggtgccggcggcggcggcggtccaggcggcggcggcagcggcggcggcgttggcATCAGTGGTCCCGGTGGACCGGGTAGCGTTGGCAGCGGCCCAGGAGGACCCGGCGGTCCGGGCATCCTGGGCGTCAGtgtgggtggcggtggcggtggcggtgggggCCTCGGCGTGCTCGGCACCGTGTCCGATGTGGAGCGCACGATGAAGAGCCTGAACGGCTACCACGAGGACATCCTGGAGGCGCTCCGTTCGGCGGCTCAGGCACAGCGCAGCAGCGCCAACACACCGTCGGGCAGCATCAGCGAGGAGCTGCTACGCAAGACGCTGGCCGAGTGCGTGACCGGCTCGCAGCTGACCGGCCCGGCCAGCGTACACCCGCAGGACGTGCGCGAGTACGTGAAGCGCAGCGTCAGCTCGAGAACTGGCTCGCGGGAGAATGTGTGCGAACCGCAACCGCACGTCCTGAGCGATGCCGGCCAGACGGCCACCCtgctccaccatcaccgccagcagcagcagcagcagcagcaacagcaacaacagcagcaacagcaggccgctcagcagcagcagtacgtgcagcaacagcaacagcagcaagccgcagccgccgcagccgctgcagccgccggTCTGCTgcccgacgaggacgacacaCCGTCGGTCGGGCCGCTCCGCATACGCAACCTCGAGGATCTGATCCGGCAGCTGGAGCACCATTCGTCGCGCCACATGAGCCCCAGCGGCTCCGAGGACATCCGCATGTCCGAGACCGAGGCTGAGCGGCACTATCGTGTCGACAGCTCGGCCGCCTGCAGTGAATCCTCTCACGG ATCGAATCAACAGCTGGCGCAATCGCAGAAGACGGCCACCATACTGCCACCGTACAGTAGCCGCTGTCGGCCGCCACGTTCCGATGACGAGGGCCGCTTCTCGTTCGGTGCCGGCTCGATCGGTGGCGTCGgtgtcggcggcggtggcggcagtgtCGGCGGTGTGATGCCGATCGGTGGTGTCGGCGTacggggtgatggtggtgggtccGGGACAGGACGTTACAGGCATGCGGCCAACCGGCACCCGGGCCACCAATCGCACTCACCTCACTCGCCACACGCGTTcgctcaccacacacaccacgggcACGCGCACGGTGGCCACGCGTCCCATGCGGGCCACTCGTCGCACCACTCCTCCCACACCCATCTGCACCAGGACGAGGAGGGAATATACGAGAGCGCCGATCCGGTTCATCCGCATCCCGGCTCGATGCACCAGCGCGGCGACACCAACGATAGCGAAAG TGATGACTTATTTCAAGCTCAACAACAATTAGCCCGATGGGCGAGTGAGGATGTGGTATCCGTGGTGGTAATGGAGCAAGGATCGGATACGTCCCACGCGCAAGGTCCATCATCAGCCAATACCATGCACGGCCATATGCAACAGCATCCATCGCAGCCGCTACCGccgtctcatcatcatccgggagtggtggtagcgggggtggggccgccgccgccgctgccgcagctgccgctgccgctggcaCCGGCGGttccgcatcagcagcagcaacagccgccgtCGTtggcgcagcaacagcagccgtcaatgctgctgcagcagcagcagcagcagcagccgccgcatcatcagcagctcaTCGACAGCGTCAATGGAGTGCCAGTAATGGGCAGCTGTCACAGTATCAGCAGTatgaaccaccagcagcagcagctggtgaaCAGCAGAGACTACTATCCTTCGCCACCatccaccgagaccgagagcaGTGGAAGCGTAATACAGCCGTTGAGACGTGGACCCATTACGCCCGGCCCCGGACCAGACGGAAATCATATAATGGAGAGTACCGGTCGCTATCCCGAATATAAGCACTGA
- the LOC125959089 gene encoding uncharacterized protein LOC125959089 isoform X3 encodes MKLMSPFRALLLALVMVLAESAGGEVERLLKEHQQNQELVDKIGSSYYQIIYPVQLRHHEKMGISTREVNPPKFLGYSGSGGSGRGRSRTGKHFHRTSLLIKAFNHKFRLDLELNTQLLAPNIVQKHYLPSGFAQDSHREIEHCYYHGTVKDYPGASAAFHTCNGVSGVIHVGNETFVIHPFYGGDLSQKHPHVIFEARTKSNKGCANSGNLEWRTRSIRRGSTNHHAGLVGGGHELPDRNGAGRYRRDVRETTKYIETALIIDKAMFQKRNGSTRTEVVHDAIQVANIADLYFRTLNTRVSVVYIETWQGQNQAQIDGGKDISKAISNFNDYTSRNLYKIDKDTTQLLTGETFAGGEVGMSVPETVCTPKAVGISVDMNPYEPHLLAGTMAHMIGHNIGMGHDDNREECICRDWHGCIMSQSIVGLENVQPYKFSECSRLDYIDALRIGHGLCLLNKPNEVELRKNCGNGIVEDDEECDCGSALDCDKTDPCCDGITCKLKKESQCATGPCCDKCILKPPGVICRDAHNECDLPEYCTGDSGQCPLDVHKKNGNPCGMNSTGFTTGYCFNGVCPTQAAQCERVWGYSGTGADRVCYEQFNTKGSITGHCGKDSNNNYIKCEPENILCGSLQCKDGDRTPVEDCSDHLNSRAIISIRGTEYECKSITGTNSNAPPFGLVRDGTPCGDNLICVNQTCVSIFPYIDQTKCPTNQHNVECYGNGDCTNTNKCFCKFGWTGPDCSIQAHITTTYPAPVTSTTPESTIVMEKKTTRYANYHGSNTVFLVGVLMSVVGGVFITFALMALCYRSVVVHNNFSLCLRKKTTRLKYDPPYVKKPVAKYVGGATQANHHSQDDISLAGSNKMMFGNQTTQFRDHKSIRRMTGSVSEDDPTHSGGQVVVGVGGVGPGAGGGGGPGGGGSGGGVGISGPGGPGSVGSGPGGPGGPGILGVSVGGGGGGGGGLGVLGTVSDVERTMKSLNGYHEDILEALRSAAQAQRSSANTPSGSISEELLRKTLAECVTGSQLTGPASVHPQDVREYVKRSVSSRTGSRENVCEPQPHVLSDAGQTATLLHHHRQQQQQQQQQQQQQQQQAAQQQQYVQQQQQQQAAAAAAAAAAGLLPDEDDTPSVGPLRIRNLEDLIRQLEHHSSRHMSPSGSEDIRMSETEAERHYRVDSSAACSESSHGSNQQLAQSQKTATILPPYSSRCRPPRSDDEGRFSFGAGSIGGVGVGGGGGSVGGVMPIGGVGVRGDGGGSGTGRYRHAANRHPGHQSHSPHSPHAFAHHTHHGHAHGGHASHAGHSSHHSSHTHLHQDEEGIYESADPVHPHPGSMHQRGDTNDSESDDLFQAQQQLARWASEDVVSVVVMEQGSDTSHAQGPSSANTMHGHMQQHPSQPLPPSHHHPGVVVAGVGPPPPLPQLPLPLAPAVPHQQQQQPPSLAQQQQPSMLLQQQQQQQPPHHQQLIDSVNGVPVMGSCHSISSMNHQQQQLVNSRDYYPSPPSTETESSGSVIQPLRRGPITPGPGPDGNHIMESTGRYPEYKH; translated from the exons GAAATAGAACACTGCTACTACCACGGTACGGTAAAGGACTACCCGGGAGCTAGTGCAGCCTTCCACACCTGCAACGGTGTCAGCGGTGTGATACACGTCGGTAACGAAACGTTTGTTATTCATCCATTTTACGGAGGCGATTTATCG CAGAAACATCCACATGTTATCTTTGAAGCACGtacaaaatcaaataaagGCTGTGCGAACTCCGGTAACCTCGAGTGGCGTACACGGTCGATCCGGCGCGgcagcaccaaccaccatgcCGGGCTGGTGGGCGGTGGGCACGAGCTGCCCGATCGCAACGGCGCCGGGCGGTACAGGCGCGACGTACGCGAAACCACCAAGTACATCGAGACGGCCCTCATCATCGACAAGGCCATGTTCCAGAAGCGCAACGGAAGCACCCGCACCGAGGTCGTGCACGACGCGATCCAGGTGGCCAACATCGCCGATCTG TACTTTCGAACGCTCAACACGCGTGTGTCGGTCGTATATATCGAGACGTGGCAGGGCCAGAACCAGGCCCAGATCGATGGTGGCAAAGATATTAGTAAAGCAATATCTAATTTTAACGACTATACATCTAGGAATTTATATAAAATAGATAAAGACACAACCCAGCTGTTGAC CGGCGAGACGTTTGCGGGAGGCGAGGTCGGTATGTCGGTACCGGAGACGGTATGTACACCGAAGGCGGTCGGTATCAGCGTCGATATGAACCCGTACGAGCCGCATCTGCTCGCCGGTACGATGGCGCACATGATCGGCCACAACATCGGCATGGGCCACGACGATAACC GTGAGGAATGCATCTGTCGCGACTGGCACGGTTGCATCATGTCGCAGTCAATTGTCGGACTGGAGAACGTCCAGCCGTACAAGTTCTCCGAGTGCAGCAGACTGGACTACATCGATGCCCTGCGGATCGGGCACGGTCTCTGTCTGCTGAACAAACCGAATGAG GTGGAGCTACGCAAGAACTGCGGCAATGGCATCgtggaggacgacgaggagtGCGACTGCGGTAGCGCGCTCGACTGCGACAAGACAGATCCGTGTTGCGACGGCATCACGTGCAAGCTGAAGAAGGAGTCCCAGTGCGCAACCGGGCCCTGCTGTGATAAATGTATTCTAAAGCCGCCGGGCGTGATCTGCCGGGATGCGCACAACGAGTGCGATTTGCCCGAGTACTGCACCGGCGACTCCGGCCAGTGCCCGCTCGATGTACATAAGAAGAACGGCAATCCGTGCGGGATGAACTCTACCGGCTTCACCACAG GTTACTGCTTCAATGGTGTCTGCCCGACGCAGGCGGCTCAGTGCGAGCGAGTCTGGGGCTACAGCGGTACCGGGGCGGATCGGGTGTGCTACGAGCAGTTCAACACCAAGGGCTCCATCACTGGGCACTGTGGCAAGGACAGTAACAACAACTACATTAAGTGCGAGCCGGA AAACATCCTGTGCGGTTCGCTGCAGTGCAAAGACGGTGACCGAACGCCTGTGGAGGACTGCAGCGATCACCTCAATTCCCGGGCCATCATCTCGATCCGGGGCACCGAGTACGAGTGCAA ATCGATCACGGGCACCAACTCGAACGCGCCACCGTTTGGTCTGGTACGGGACGGGACACCGTGCGGCGATAACTTGATTTGTGTCAATCAGACCTGCGTCAGCATCTTCCCCTACATCGATCAAACCAAATGTCCAACGAATCAGCACAACGTCGAGTGCTACGGCAATGGC GATTGCACCAACACGAACAAGTGCTTCTGCAAGTTCGGCTGGACGGGCCCGGATTGCTCGATACAGGcgcacatcaccaccacctatcCGGCGCCGGTGACGTCGACCACGCCCGAGAGCACGATCGTCATGGAGAAGAAAACGACGCGCTACG CCAACTATCACGGCTCAAACACAGTGTTTCTAGTCGGTGTCTTAATGTCGGTTGTTGGGGGAGTTTTTATAACGTTTGCTCTGATGGCTTTGTGCTACAGGTCAGTTGTAGTACATAATAACTTCTCCTTGTGCCTAAG AAAGAAAACCACGCGCCTTAAGTACGATCCACCGTACGTGAAGAAGCCGGTGGCGAAGTATGTTGGTGGTGCGACGCAGGCCAACCATCACTCGCAGGACGACATTTCGCTCGCCGGCTCGAACAAGATGATGTTCGGCAACCAGACGACCCAGTTCAG GGACCACAAGTCGATACGCAGGATGACCGGATCAGTGAGCGAGGACGACCCCACCCATTCCG GTGGCCAGGTGGTGGTCGGCGTGGGCGGTGTCGGCCCGggtgccggcggcggcggcggtccaggcggcggcggcagcggcggcggcgttggcATCAGTGGTCCCGGTGGACCGGGTAGCGTTGGCAGCGGCCCAGGAGGACCCGGCGGTCCGGGCATCCTGGGCGTCAGtgtgggtggcggtggcggtggcggtgggggCCTCGGCGTGCTCGGCACCGTGTCCGATGTGGAGCGCACGATGAAGAGCCTGAACGGCTACCACGAGGACATCCTGGAGGCGCTCCGTTCGGCGGCTCAGGCACAGCGCAGCAGCGCCAACACACCGTCGGGCAGCATCAGCGAGGAGCTGCTACGCAAGACGCTGGCCGAGTGCGTGACCGGCTCGCAGCTGACCGGCCCGGCCAGCGTACACCCGCAGGACGTGCGCGAGTACGTGAAGCGCAGCGTCAGCTCGAGAACTGGCTCGCGGGAGAATGTGTGCGAACCGCAACCGCACGTCCTGAGCGATGCCGGCCAGACGGCCACCCtgctccaccatcaccgccagcagcagcagcagcagcagcaacagcaacaacagcagcaacagcaggccgctcagcagcagcagtacgtgcagcaacagcaacagcagcaagccgcagccgccgcagccgctgcagccgccggTCTGCTgcccgacgaggacgacacaCCGTCGGTCGGGCCGCTCCGCATACGCAACCTCGAGGATCTGATCCGGCAGCTGGAGCACCATTCGTCGCGCCACATGAGCCCCAGCGGCTCCGAGGACATCCGCATGTCCGAGACCGAGGCTGAGCGGCACTATCGTGTCGACAGCTCGGCCGCCTGCAGTGAATCCTCTCACGG ATCGAATCAACAGCTGGCGCAATCGCAGAAGACGGCCACCATACTGCCACCGTACAGTAGCCGCTGTCGGCCGCCACGTTCCGATGACGAGGGCCGCTTCTCGTTCGGTGCCGGCTCGATCGGTGGCGTCGgtgtcggcggcggtggcggcagtgtCGGCGGTGTGATGCCGATCGGTGGTGTCGGCGTacggggtgatggtggtgggtccGGGACAGGACGTTACAGGCATGCGGCCAACCGGCACCCGGGCCACCAATCGCACTCACCTCACTCGCCACACGCGTTcgctcaccacacacaccacgggcACGCGCACGGTGGCCACGCGTCCCATGCGGGCCACTCGTCGCACCACTCCTCCCACACCCATCTGCACCAGGACGAGGAGGGAATATACGAGAGCGCCGATCCGGTTCATCCGCATCCCGGCTCGATGCACCAGCGCGGCGACACCAACGATAGCGAAAG TGATGACTTATTTCAAGCTCAACAACAATTAGCCCGATGGGCGAGTGAGGATGTGGTATCCGTGGTGGTAATGGAGCAAGGATCGGATACGTCCCACGCGCAAGGTCCATCATCAGCCAATACCATGCACGGCCATATGCAACAGCATCCATCGCAGCCGCTACCGccgtctcatcatcatccgggagtggtggtagcgggggtggggccgccgccgccgctgccgcagctgccgctgccgctggcaCCGGCGGttccgcatcagcagcagcaacagccgccgtCGTtggcgcagcaacagcagccgtcaatgctgctgcagcagcagcagcagcagcagccgccgcatcatcagcagctcaTCGACAGCGTCAATGGAGTGCCAGTAATGGGCAGCTGTCACAGTATCAGCAGTatgaaccaccagcagcagcagctggtgaaCAGCAGAGACTACTATCCTTCGCCACCatccaccgagaccgagagcaGTGGAAGCGTAATACAGCCGTTGAGACGTGGACCCATTACGCCCGGCCCCGGACCAGACGGAAATCATATAATGGAGAGTACCGGTCGCTATCCCGAATATAAGCACTGA